In Lepus europaeus isolate LE1 chromosome 8, mLepTim1.pri, whole genome shotgun sequence, a single genomic region encodes these proteins:
- the LOC133765740 gene encoding corticostatin 1, with product MRTLILLAAILLAALHAQAELFSVNVDEVLDQQQPGSDQDLVIHFTGEESSALQVPDIKGICACRRYHCPNFERFSGYCRVNGVRYRRCCSRR from the exons ATGAGGACCCTCATCCTCCTTGCTGCCATTCTCCTGGCAGCCCTGCACGCCCAGGCTGAGCTCTTCTCAGTAAATGTTGATGAGGTTCTAGACCAACAGCAGCCAGGGTCAGACCAGGACCTCGTCATCCACTTTACAGGGGAGGAAAGCTCTGCTCTTCAAGTTCCAG ATATAAAGGGCATCTGTGCTTGCAGAAGATACCATTGTCCGAATTTTGAACGCTTTTCGGGGTACTGCAGAGTTAATGGAGTCCGCTATAGACGCTGCTGCAGCAGAAGATGA